The following are encoded together in the Chaetodon trifascialis isolate fChaTrf1 chromosome 3, fChaTrf1.hap1, whole genome shotgun sequence genome:
- the fgd5b gene encoding FYVE, RhoGEF and PH domain-containing protein 5b isoform X2 — protein sequence MNTDCTKPSVAPKPRFVCHASLKLHSPLMSAARGPKPSVAPKPKVTPELNGNQGGCINGSLLTSDGEVDEEHEAELSLNKVIADRLPPEKQLNAYILKSPQKDVENVSQGVEDGEVTQEEEKEEEEDVIQKMDEDWRLTDSALTEEVDSLETLWVSDAGLTVDSEELVEMVDTDMTEDMDAEGCDAGEALADTDGLSVGDISVNSIDEEAGCYSAENRHMKEKLRVGDDETGECTADDLTESLTDDPRLLINDKDTQVFLTDGEEKEEESAPDCGITCSILKFRCAHKTKEKGENLQNISFYDFAPEDHKQVYDTTERHVTVEDDPAHEPYYVSSEDIINREMMPRNNTAHGLPESPLTPQKLLSMNSSGVSAGKHKETAENGHSSEDYVEIGNNGYSCHDSDERTFQKWTTKTEKAQTAEALLNHLDSQPRLRLVSISVPTDPDTSLTSSLSESQLLSPNDSDVFSDDEDLEGHIVPFLEDSTDTEQDISDEHVYEEPGHSSENENVFPFHKRSAEMRSRSLSHRINNTVTEKGMQFVQSPYMRGFGQPALSSSPMLSSMLHKSYAKPHYLSLYPRSLSMEGQDTSLGVYGYREGSPRQGGAICSSGSFSRCSPLSSSGLSTPTSVVDIPPPFELAYITKRPITKSSPSLFIEGDSSEKNRKKKSSLKRFLMLKFRRKTDSKPVVDVNLSSFKPSAESSHHTPSRLLDLDRHSISSSPQLNSRSASKLHVSPEPASKFLFYRDNKRPGSSVAFLNRSVVRVESFEDRSRVPFIPLPLTKPRSISFPNTDTSDYENVPAISSDYENLQVPQRRPVRQAPFTDFFDRPSRVLSSANETDGYVDMSSLPGFKSKTQSPEQETESAYTEAYNVCSLAVAPQTASEGDVRGETAGEEDHGRTSEEEEGGADSNYDRQPDGRSRAFYIVKELVDTERLHVKALKLLQEDFREAVGAAVGDEGEPVLNEERLREILNELPDVYTLHRRILSELENRIRHWEESQKIADIFLSRKAEFLVFTTYIGHYDRNMSLLEESCRTSPAFAAIVKQFEQSPAGENVSLKHRLLQVIVRVAQYRMLLTDYLNNLSPDSKEYEDTQAAVAVVSDIADQANDSLKHGENLLRLVNIEYSVRGQRDLLQPGRVFVKEGTLMKVSRKSRQPRHLFLMNDVLLYTYPQQDGKYRLKNTLPLTGLKVSKPIIENVQNALRIEGTDISITLSASSFIEREDWFYTLSRTVTDHTRGSVAFSSCSGEARDRLHLSLGEKAPTLVPVSQVMMCMNCTSDFSLTLRRHHCHGCGRIVCRSCSRNRYPLKYMKDRMAKVCDHCYNELKKRGGDASELSGKNSPRPNRSSRPLSAVFQNIHPPNIWRHRKGTASFTQVTMSEEGSISGSLQRSKKSKRSWKRLWFLLKDKEKVASETLPLLGFTVKLPDKQEGEEVEANIFQLYHKNTLYYTFKAVDNHTAQRWVNAMEEATVL from the exons ATGAACACAG ACTGCACCAAGCCCTCTGTTGCTCCAAAGCCAAGGTTTGTTTGTCACGCCAGCCTGAAGCTGCACTCCCCTCTCATGTCTGCAGCCAGGGGTCCCAAACCTTCTGTAGCCCCGAAACCTAAAGTCACACCAGAACTTAATGGCAACCAGGGAGGCTGCATCAATGGCAGCCTACTAACTTCCGATGGCGAGGTAGATGAAGAGCACGAGGCAGAGCTCAGCCTAAACAAAGTGATTGCAGACAGGTTGCCACCAGAGAAACAATTGAACGCCTACATCCTCAAATCACCACAAAAAGATGTTGAGAATGTGTCACAGGgggtggaggatggagaggtgacacaggaggaggaaaaggaagaggaagaagacgtGATTCAGAAGATGGACGAGGACTGGAGGTTAACTGACAGCGCTCTAACAGAGGAGGTGGACTCCCTGGAAACACTGTGGGTCAGTGATGCCGGACTCACAGTTGACTctgaggagttggtggagatgGTTGACACAGACATGACGGAGGACATGGATGCTGAAGGTTGTGACGCAGGTGAGGCGCTGGCTGACACAGATGGCCTGTCAGTGGGAGACATTTCTGTTAATAGCATTGATGAGGAGGCAGGCTGCTATTCTGCTGAAAATCGACACATGAAGGAGAAGCTCCGAGTCGGGGACGATGAGACAGGCGAGTGTACAGCAGATGATTTAACTGAGTCTCTCACAGACGATCCGCGTCTCCTCATCAATGACAAAGACACGCAAGTTTTCCtaacagatggagaggagaaagaagaggaatcTGCTCCTGATTGTGGCATCACGTGCAGCATCCTGAAGTTTAGATGTGCCcataaaacaaaggaaaaggGTGAAAACCTGCAGAACATTAGTTTTTATGACTTTGCTCCTGAAGACCACAAACAGGTCTATGATACAACTGAGAGACATGTTACTGTGGAGGATGATCCAGCTCATGAGCCTTATTATGTCTCTTCAGAGGACATTATTAATAGAGAGATGATGCCAAGGAATAACACAGCTCATGGACTACCAGAGAGTCCGCTCACACCACAGAAACTTTTGTCCATGAACAGCAGTGGAGTATCAGCAGGGAAACAtaaggaaacagcagaaaatggacaTTCCTCTGAGGATTACGTAGAGATTGGTAACAATGGGTACAGCTGCCACGACAGTGATGAAAGAACATTTCAGAAATGGACGACGAAAACGGAAAAAGCTCAGACAGCGGAGGCCTTGCTGAATCATCTGGACAGCCAGCCGAGGCTCAGGCTGGTGTCCATCTCAGTGCCGACGGACCCCGACACCTCGCTGACATCTTCTCTCTCAGAAAGCCAGCTGCTCTCCCCAAATGACTCTGATGTcttcagtgatgatgaagaCCTGGAGGGTCACATAGTGCCTTTTCTGGAGGACTCCACTGACACGGAGCAGGACATCAGTGATGAGCATGTGTACGAGGAGCCAGGGCACAGCTCggagaatgaaaatgtttttccttttcataaGAGGTCAGCAGAGATGCGCTCCCGATCACTGTCACACCGCATTAATAACACTGTGACTGAGAAGGGAATGCAGTTCGTTCAGAGCCCCTACATGAGGGGATTTGGACAACctgcactgagcagcagcccCATGTTAAGCTCAATGCTGCACAAGAGCTATGCCAAACCCCACTATTTGTCCCTGTATCCACGCTCCCTCTCCATGGAGGGACAGGATACGTCTCTGGGTGTCTACGGCTACAGGGAAGGATCCCCAAGACAGGGAGGTGCCATTTGTTCATCTGGAAGCTTCTCCCGGTGCTCACCGCTGTCATCCAGTGGCCTGTCCACTCCAACATCTGTCGTGGATATCCCTCCTCCGTTTGAGTTGGCCTACATCACCAAGAGACCCATCACAAAGAGTTCCCCTTCGCTTTTCATTGAAGGAGACTCGTcggaaaaaaacaggaaaaagaaatccTCCCTTAAGCGTTTCCTGATGCTTAAATTTAGACGGAAAACAGACAGCAAGCCCGTGGTGGATGTCAACCTGTCCTCCTTTAAACCATCAGCAGAATCCAGCCACCACACGCCCAGCAGACTGCTGGATCTAGATAGACACAGCATAAGTAGTTCTCCACAGCTCAACTCCCGCTCTGCTAGCAAACTTCATGTTTCACCTGAACCTGCCTCAAAATTCTTGTTCTACAGGGACAATAAAAGACCAGGGAGCTCTGTGGCCTTTCTCAATCGCAGTGTTGTCCGGGTGGAGTCTTTTGAGGACCGCTCCCGGGTACCTTTCATTCCTCTTCCCCTGACCAAGCCTCGCTCCATCTCCTTCCCCAACACAGATACCTCAGACTACGAGAATGTCCCTGCCATCAGCTCGGATTACGAGAACCTTCAGGTCCCACAGCGGAGGCCTGTCCGACAGGCGCCATTCACAGACTTCTTTGATCGTCCCAGTCGGGTGCTGTCCTCTGCCAACGAGACTGACGGTTATGTAGACATGAGCAGCCTCCCTGGGTTCAAGAGTAAAACTCAGTCACctgagcaggaaacagaaag TGCCTATACAGAAGCCTACAACGTATGCTCGCTGGCTGTCGCTCCACAGACTGCTTCAGAGGGTGATGTCAGGGGAGAGACGGCGGGTGAGGAGGACCACGGACGTacctcagaggaggaagagggaggtgCAGACAGTAATTATGACAGACAG CCTGACGGCCGATCCAGAGCCTTTTACATCGTGAAAGAGCTGGTGGATACGGAGAGATT ACATGTGAAAGCCCTCAAGCTCCTCCAGGAA GACTTTCGGGAAGCGGTGGGGGCAGCAGTTGGGGACGAGGGGGAACCCGTATTGAACGAAGAGAGGCTTCGAGAGATTCTCAATGAGCTGCCCGATGTTTACACCCTGCACCGCAGAATCCTCAGCGAGCTGGAGAATCGAATCCGACACTG GGAGGAAAGCCAGAAGATTGCAGACATCTTCCTGTCCAGAAAAGCAGAGTTCTTGGTTTTTACCACTTATATCGGCCACTACGACCGAAATATGAGCCTGCTGGAGGAAAGCTGCCGAACTTCACCTGCCTTTGCAGCCATTGTTAAACAGTTTGAG CAGAGTCCAGCTGGGGAGAACGTGTCTCTGAAGCATCGGCTCCTGCAGGTCATTGTGCGTGTGGCTCAGTACCGAATGCTCCTCACTG ATTATCTGAACAACCTCTCCCCTGATTCCAAGGAATATGAAGACACCCAAG CTGCTGTGGCAGTAGTGTCTGACATTGCAGATCAAGCAAATGACAGCTTAAAACATGGG gAGAACTTGTTGCGTCTGGTTAACATAGAGTATAGCGTTCGTGGCCAGCGGGACCTGCTGCAGCCTGGCAGG GTCTTTGTAAAGGAGGGCACCCTGATGAAGGTCAGCAGGAAGAGTCGGCAGCCCCGCCATCTGTTTTTG ATGAATGATGTGCTGCTGTACACTTACCCTCAGCAGGACGGGAAATACAGGCTGAAGAATACTCTGCCACTCACTGGGTTGAAG GTCAGTAAACCGATCAtagaaaatgtccaaaatgcACTCAGGATTGAAGGAACAGACATCTCCATCACTTTGTCAGCAAG ttCCTTCATAGAAAGAGAGGACTGGTTTTACACTCTAAGCCGCACTGTGACTGATCACACCAGGGGATCTGTagcattcagcagctgctcaggaGAG GCCAGAGATCGTTTGCACCTGTCTCTGGGAGAGAAGGCTCCCACACTTGTTCCAGTCTCGCAAGTGATGATGTGCATGAACTGCACCTCAGATTTCAGCCTCACTCTGCGTAGACACCACTGCCATGGCTGCGGAAGA ATTGTTTgtcggagctgctccaggaacAGATATCCACTGAAATACATGAAGGACCGCATGGCAAAAGTGTGCGATCACTGTTACAACGAGCTAAAGAAGAGAG GGGGAGATGCATCTGAGCTGTCAGGTAAGAACAGCCCCCGTCCAAACCGCTCCAGTCGTCCTCTCTCCGCTGTGTTCCAAAACATTCATCCTCCCAACATCTGGAGGCATCGGAAAGGCACTGCCTCCTTCACTCAG GTGACCATGTCAGAGGAAGGCTCCATTAGCGGCAGTCTACAGCGCAGCAAGAAGAGCAAGAGGAGCTGGAAGAGACTATGGTTCCTCCTAAAAGACAAG gagaAAGTAGCATCAGAGACTTTACCTCTGCTGGGCTTCACAGTGAAACTGCCTGAcaagcaggagggagaggaggtggaggccaaCATCTTCCAGCTTTaccacaaaaacactttgtACTATACATTCAAAGCTGTGGACAACCACACCGCCCAGAG GTGGGTTAATGCCATGGAGGAAGCCACCGTTTTATAG
- the fgd5b gene encoding FYVE, RhoGEF and PH domain-containing protein 5b isoform X1, producing MNTDCTKPSVAPKPRFVCHASLKLHSPLMSAARGPKPSVAPKPKVTPELNGNQGGCINGSLLTSDGEVDEEHEAELSLNKVIADRLPPEKQLNAYILKSPQKDVENVSQGVEDGEVTQEEEKEEEEDVIQKMDEDWRLTDSALTEEVDSLETLWVSDAGLTVDSEELVEMVDTDMTEDMDAEGCDAGEALADTDGLSVGDISVNSIDEEAGCYSAENRHMKEKLRVGDDETGECTADDLTESLTDDPRLLINDKDTQVFLTDGEEKEEESAPDCGITCSILKFRCAHKTKEKGENLQNISFYDFAPEDHKQVYDTTERHVTVEDDPAHEPYYVSSEDIINREMMPRNNTAHGLPESPLTPQKLLSMNSSGVSAGKHKETAENGHSSEDYVEIGNNGYSCHDSDERTFQKWTTKTEKAQTAEALLNHLDSQPRLRLVSISVPTDPDTSLTSSLSESQLLSPNDSDVFSDDEDLEGHIVPFLEDSTDTEQDISDEHVYEEPGHSSENENVFPFHKRSAEMRSRSLSHRINNTVTEKGMQFVQSPYMRGFGQPALSSSPMLSSMLHKSYAKPHYLSLYPRSLSMEGQDTSLGVYGYREGSPRQGGAICSSGSFSRCSPLSSSGLSTPTSVVDIPPPFELAYITKRPITKSSPSLFIEGDSSEKNRKKKSSLKRFLMLKFRRKTDSKPVVDVNLSSFKPSAESSHHTPSRLLDLDRHSISSSPQLNSRSASKLHVSPEPASKFLFYRDNKRPGSSVAFLNRSVVRVESFEDRSRVPFIPLPLTKPRSISFPNTDTSDYENVPAISSDYENLQVPQRRPVRQAPFTDFFDRPSRVLSSANETDGYVDMSSLPGFKSKTQSPEQETESAYTEAYNVCSLAVAPQTASEGDVRGETAGEEDHGRTSEEEEGGADSNYDRQPDGRSRAFYIVKELVDTERLHVKALKLLQEDFREAVGAAVGDEGEPVLNEERLREILNELPDVYTLHRRILSELENRIRHWEESQKIADIFLSRKAEFLVFTTYIGHYDRNMSLLEESCRTSPAFAAIVKQFEQSPAGENVSLKHRLLQVIVRVAQYRMLLTDYLNNLSPDSKEYEDTQAAVAVVSDIADQANDSLKHGENLLRLVNIEYSVRGQRDLLQPGRVFVKEGTLMKVSRKSRQPRHLFLMNDVLLYTYPQQDGKYRLKNTLPLTGLKVSKPIIENVQNALRIEGTDISITLSASSFIEREDWFYTLSRTVTDHTRGSVAFSSCSGEARDRLHLSLGEKAPTLVPVSQVMMCMNCTSDFSLTLRRHHCHGCGRIVCRSCSRNRYPLKYMKDRMAKVCDHCYNELKKRGGDASELSGKNSPRPNRSSRPLSAVFQNIHPPNIWRHRKGTASFTQVTMSEEGSISGSLQRSKKSKRSWKRLWFLLKDKVLYTYRAQEEKVASETLPLLGFTVKLPDKQEGEEVEANIFQLYHKNTLYYTFKAVDNHTAQRWVNAMEEATVL from the exons ATGAACACAG ACTGCACCAAGCCCTCTGTTGCTCCAAAGCCAAGGTTTGTTTGTCACGCCAGCCTGAAGCTGCACTCCCCTCTCATGTCTGCAGCCAGGGGTCCCAAACCTTCTGTAGCCCCGAAACCTAAAGTCACACCAGAACTTAATGGCAACCAGGGAGGCTGCATCAATGGCAGCCTACTAACTTCCGATGGCGAGGTAGATGAAGAGCACGAGGCAGAGCTCAGCCTAAACAAAGTGATTGCAGACAGGTTGCCACCAGAGAAACAATTGAACGCCTACATCCTCAAATCACCACAAAAAGATGTTGAGAATGTGTCACAGGgggtggaggatggagaggtgacacaggaggaggaaaaggaagaggaagaagacgtGATTCAGAAGATGGACGAGGACTGGAGGTTAACTGACAGCGCTCTAACAGAGGAGGTGGACTCCCTGGAAACACTGTGGGTCAGTGATGCCGGACTCACAGTTGACTctgaggagttggtggagatgGTTGACACAGACATGACGGAGGACATGGATGCTGAAGGTTGTGACGCAGGTGAGGCGCTGGCTGACACAGATGGCCTGTCAGTGGGAGACATTTCTGTTAATAGCATTGATGAGGAGGCAGGCTGCTATTCTGCTGAAAATCGACACATGAAGGAGAAGCTCCGAGTCGGGGACGATGAGACAGGCGAGTGTACAGCAGATGATTTAACTGAGTCTCTCACAGACGATCCGCGTCTCCTCATCAATGACAAAGACACGCAAGTTTTCCtaacagatggagaggagaaagaagaggaatcTGCTCCTGATTGTGGCATCACGTGCAGCATCCTGAAGTTTAGATGTGCCcataaaacaaaggaaaaggGTGAAAACCTGCAGAACATTAGTTTTTATGACTTTGCTCCTGAAGACCACAAACAGGTCTATGATACAACTGAGAGACATGTTACTGTGGAGGATGATCCAGCTCATGAGCCTTATTATGTCTCTTCAGAGGACATTATTAATAGAGAGATGATGCCAAGGAATAACACAGCTCATGGACTACCAGAGAGTCCGCTCACACCACAGAAACTTTTGTCCATGAACAGCAGTGGAGTATCAGCAGGGAAACAtaaggaaacagcagaaaatggacaTTCCTCTGAGGATTACGTAGAGATTGGTAACAATGGGTACAGCTGCCACGACAGTGATGAAAGAACATTTCAGAAATGGACGACGAAAACGGAAAAAGCTCAGACAGCGGAGGCCTTGCTGAATCATCTGGACAGCCAGCCGAGGCTCAGGCTGGTGTCCATCTCAGTGCCGACGGACCCCGACACCTCGCTGACATCTTCTCTCTCAGAAAGCCAGCTGCTCTCCCCAAATGACTCTGATGTcttcagtgatgatgaagaCCTGGAGGGTCACATAGTGCCTTTTCTGGAGGACTCCACTGACACGGAGCAGGACATCAGTGATGAGCATGTGTACGAGGAGCCAGGGCACAGCTCggagaatgaaaatgtttttccttttcataaGAGGTCAGCAGAGATGCGCTCCCGATCACTGTCACACCGCATTAATAACACTGTGACTGAGAAGGGAATGCAGTTCGTTCAGAGCCCCTACATGAGGGGATTTGGACAACctgcactgagcagcagcccCATGTTAAGCTCAATGCTGCACAAGAGCTATGCCAAACCCCACTATTTGTCCCTGTATCCACGCTCCCTCTCCATGGAGGGACAGGATACGTCTCTGGGTGTCTACGGCTACAGGGAAGGATCCCCAAGACAGGGAGGTGCCATTTGTTCATCTGGAAGCTTCTCCCGGTGCTCACCGCTGTCATCCAGTGGCCTGTCCACTCCAACATCTGTCGTGGATATCCCTCCTCCGTTTGAGTTGGCCTACATCACCAAGAGACCCATCACAAAGAGTTCCCCTTCGCTTTTCATTGAAGGAGACTCGTcggaaaaaaacaggaaaaagaaatccTCCCTTAAGCGTTTCCTGATGCTTAAATTTAGACGGAAAACAGACAGCAAGCCCGTGGTGGATGTCAACCTGTCCTCCTTTAAACCATCAGCAGAATCCAGCCACCACACGCCCAGCAGACTGCTGGATCTAGATAGACACAGCATAAGTAGTTCTCCACAGCTCAACTCCCGCTCTGCTAGCAAACTTCATGTTTCACCTGAACCTGCCTCAAAATTCTTGTTCTACAGGGACAATAAAAGACCAGGGAGCTCTGTGGCCTTTCTCAATCGCAGTGTTGTCCGGGTGGAGTCTTTTGAGGACCGCTCCCGGGTACCTTTCATTCCTCTTCCCCTGACCAAGCCTCGCTCCATCTCCTTCCCCAACACAGATACCTCAGACTACGAGAATGTCCCTGCCATCAGCTCGGATTACGAGAACCTTCAGGTCCCACAGCGGAGGCCTGTCCGACAGGCGCCATTCACAGACTTCTTTGATCGTCCCAGTCGGGTGCTGTCCTCTGCCAACGAGACTGACGGTTATGTAGACATGAGCAGCCTCCCTGGGTTCAAGAGTAAAACTCAGTCACctgagcaggaaacagaaag TGCCTATACAGAAGCCTACAACGTATGCTCGCTGGCTGTCGCTCCACAGACTGCTTCAGAGGGTGATGTCAGGGGAGAGACGGCGGGTGAGGAGGACCACGGACGTacctcagaggaggaagagggaggtgCAGACAGTAATTATGACAGACAG CCTGACGGCCGATCCAGAGCCTTTTACATCGTGAAAGAGCTGGTGGATACGGAGAGATT ACATGTGAAAGCCCTCAAGCTCCTCCAGGAA GACTTTCGGGAAGCGGTGGGGGCAGCAGTTGGGGACGAGGGGGAACCCGTATTGAACGAAGAGAGGCTTCGAGAGATTCTCAATGAGCTGCCCGATGTTTACACCCTGCACCGCAGAATCCTCAGCGAGCTGGAGAATCGAATCCGACACTG GGAGGAAAGCCAGAAGATTGCAGACATCTTCCTGTCCAGAAAAGCAGAGTTCTTGGTTTTTACCACTTATATCGGCCACTACGACCGAAATATGAGCCTGCTGGAGGAAAGCTGCCGAACTTCACCTGCCTTTGCAGCCATTGTTAAACAGTTTGAG CAGAGTCCAGCTGGGGAGAACGTGTCTCTGAAGCATCGGCTCCTGCAGGTCATTGTGCGTGTGGCTCAGTACCGAATGCTCCTCACTG ATTATCTGAACAACCTCTCCCCTGATTCCAAGGAATATGAAGACACCCAAG CTGCTGTGGCAGTAGTGTCTGACATTGCAGATCAAGCAAATGACAGCTTAAAACATGGG gAGAACTTGTTGCGTCTGGTTAACATAGAGTATAGCGTTCGTGGCCAGCGGGACCTGCTGCAGCCTGGCAGG GTCTTTGTAAAGGAGGGCACCCTGATGAAGGTCAGCAGGAAGAGTCGGCAGCCCCGCCATCTGTTTTTG ATGAATGATGTGCTGCTGTACACTTACCCTCAGCAGGACGGGAAATACAGGCTGAAGAATACTCTGCCACTCACTGGGTTGAAG GTCAGTAAACCGATCAtagaaaatgtccaaaatgcACTCAGGATTGAAGGAACAGACATCTCCATCACTTTGTCAGCAAG ttCCTTCATAGAAAGAGAGGACTGGTTTTACACTCTAAGCCGCACTGTGACTGATCACACCAGGGGATCTGTagcattcagcagctgctcaggaGAG GCCAGAGATCGTTTGCACCTGTCTCTGGGAGAGAAGGCTCCCACACTTGTTCCAGTCTCGCAAGTGATGATGTGCATGAACTGCACCTCAGATTTCAGCCTCACTCTGCGTAGACACCACTGCCATGGCTGCGGAAGA ATTGTTTgtcggagctgctccaggaacAGATATCCACTGAAATACATGAAGGACCGCATGGCAAAAGTGTGCGATCACTGTTACAACGAGCTAAAGAAGAGAG GGGGAGATGCATCTGAGCTGTCAGGTAAGAACAGCCCCCGTCCAAACCGCTCCAGTCGTCCTCTCTCCGCTGTGTTCCAAAACATTCATCCTCCCAACATCTGGAGGCATCGGAAAGGCACTGCCTCCTTCACTCAG GTGACCATGTCAGAGGAAGGCTCCATTAGCGGCAGTCTACAGCGCAGCAAGAAGAGCAAGAGGAGCTGGAAGAGACTATGGTTCCTCCTAAAAGACAAGGTGCTTTACACCTACCGAGCCCAAGAG gagaAAGTAGCATCAGAGACTTTACCTCTGCTGGGCTTCACAGTGAAACTGCCTGAcaagcaggagggagaggaggtggaggccaaCATCTTCCAGCTTTaccacaaaaacactttgtACTATACATTCAAAGCTGTGGACAACCACACCGCCCAGAG GTGGGTTAATGCCATGGAGGAAGCCACCGTTTTATAG
- the ccdc174 gene encoding coiled-coil domain-containing protein 174 gives MDKKKKPFDVTASSLVDLKAELYRKQEQFKQDKLGQENDGAGFTSKSKVKKPNVWSKQNAGVSARAEKDAEQMSEEQRSLDTSKRKLEEKAKLYEQMTKGDFPDEETEGLFLVDFTQKIIDKKRETFAQKETDYEERDNPSPVPPPQHPDEEWVDYVDALGRSRRCMKKDLPSFKKMDQEFQGKGKSSADKTLLSEDMRRELQRQEWEREEEEAMKKPVGPIHYEDIRGQEARDLGVGYFAFSKDGEQRRKQRETLDMLRDQTTEQRTKREHLKEKRQAILQARLAKVRQRKMKKAKLDGTEDKQEEEENEGEEGEGELIGPSPPPEEFPEVSTIKKVEVEIQERRDTKPGVPHVREWDRGKEFMFSEWKTRRRDERESEFAPPSAYFNEGKRQTPGKIKTQENEAKISFKWSKGPGGNSECEEEPQSKAAPSPPPPQQNSPAAPQPQSSPQSSPSDHPAHSAPVSAPPFNPQYPPPPFYPPFPPSQFAGPPHLFPPFPPQYPNQYHPQYHPQYHPQYHPQYHPQYPSQQPPQTADAQQPAQSLDDMLSFYRNSS, from the exons ATGGATAAAAAGAAGAAACCCTTCGACGTGACTGCTTCATCG CTTGTAGATCTTAAAGCTGAATTGTACAGAAAGCAAGAACAATTCAAACAGGACAAACTCGGGCAAGAAAACGATGGTGCTGGATTCACATCAAAATCCAAAGTCAAG AAACCTAATGTCTGGAGCAAACAAAATGCTGGTGTTTCAGCAAGAGCTGAGAAAGACGCGGAGCAGatgtctgaggagcagaggagcctCGATACATCAAA ACGGAAGTTGGAGGAGAAGGCTAAGCTCTACGAGCAAATGACAAAAGGAGATTTTCCCG ATGAAGAAACAGAGGGTCTGTTCCTGGTTGACTTCACCCAGAAGATTAttgacaaaaagagagaaacatttGCACAGAAGGAAACAGATTACGAGGAAAGAGACAACCCatctcctgtccctcctcctcaaCACCCGGATGAGGAATG GGTGGATTATGTGGATGCTTTGGGACGATCTCGAAGATGCATGAAGAAAGACCTGCCAAGTTTTAAGAAAATGGACCAAGAATTTCAAGGAAAAGg GAAATCCTCAGCTGACAAGACATTACTCTCAGAAGACATGCGTCGAGAGCTTCAGAGGCAGGAGTgggaaagggaggaagaggaggctaTGAAGAAGCCTGTTGGACCGATCCACTATGAGGATATCAGGGGACAAG AGGCTCGGGACCTTGGTGTGGGTTACTTTGCGTTCTCTAAGGATGGAGAGCAGcgcagaaagcagagagaaactctGGACATGCTCAGAGACCAG ACAACAGAGCAGCGCACTAAGAGGGAACATCTGAAGGAAAAGAGGCAGGCCATCCTGCAGGCCCGACTGGCCAaggtgaggcagaggaagatgaagaaggcCAAGCTGGATGGCACAGAGgacaagcaggaggaggaggagaatgaag GAGAGGAGGGCGAAGGTGAATTAATAGGACCCTCGCCTCCACCAGAGGAGTTCCCAGAGGTCAGCACAATCAAGAAGGTGGAAGTGGAGATCCAGGAAAGGAGAGACACCAAACCAGGTGTTCCTCATGTCAGAGAATGGGACAGAGGCAAAG AGTTCATGTTTAGTGAGTGGAAAACTCGCCGTCGTGACGAGCGAGAGTCAGAATTTGCACCTCCCTCTGCGTACTTTAACGAAGGAAAGAGGCAAACACCGGGAAAGATTAAAACTCAGGAGAATGAAGCCAAGATATCCTTCAAGTGGTCCAAAGGCCCAGGAGGAAACTCTGAGTGTGAGGAGGAACCACAGTCTAAAGCtgctccctcacctcctccacctcaacaaaattctccagctgctccacaaCCACAGAGCTCACCACAGTCATCCCCTTCAGATCACCCAGCACATTCAGCTCCTGTGTCTGCTCCCCCTTTTAATCCTCAGTATCCCCCTCCTCCATTTTATCCTCCATTTCCTCCTTCTCAGTTTGCTGGACCACCTCACCTGTTTCCTCCATTTCCCCCACAGTACCCAAACCAGTACCATCCCCAGTACCATCCCCAGTACCATCCCCAGTACCATCCCCAGTATCATCCACAGTATCCATCTCAGCAGCCCCCCCAGACTGCAGATGCCCAGCAGCCTGCTCAGAGTCTAGATGACATGCTTTCCTTTTACAGGAACTCTTCCTGA
- the ghrl gene encoding LOW QUALITY PROTEIN: appetite-regulating hormone (The sequence of the model RefSeq protein was modified relative to this genomic sequence to represent the inferred CDS: substituted 1 base at 1 genomic stop codon): MFLKRNSCLLVFLLCSLALWCKSTSAGSSFLSPSQKPQNRGRSYRVGRQVMEEPSPPNEDHHITVSGHHTRDYRTPQKCDPFDFMVFLSPKXITAPFEIGVTMKEEDFEEYAVALQEIIQRLLGNTAERPPQL, from the exons ATGTTTTTgaaaagaaacagctgtttactggtgtttctgctgtgttctctgGCCTTGTGGTGCAAGTCGACCAGCGCAGGCTCCAGCTTCCTCAGCCCTTCACAAAAACCTCAG AACAGGGGGAGGTCTTACAGGGTCGGCCGCCAAGTCATGGAGGAGCCGAGTCCACCAAATGAGGACCACCACATTACAGTTAGTGGACATCACACTCGTGACTACAGAACACCACAAAAATGTGATCCCTTTGACTTCATGGTCTTCCTCTCCCCTAAGTAGATAACCGCTCCCTTTGAAATTGGCGTCACCATGAAAGAAGAGGACTTCGAGGAGTACGCTGTGGCACTGCAGGAGATCATTCAGCGTCTGCTGGGGAACACAGCAG AGAGACCACCACAACTCTGA